The nucleotide window AACCAACTCTGGGAACATTGCAAAGGTAGATGGATACTCTAGAATTCATATACTTTGGAAGATGGGGttcagaatagtttttaaaacctGTTCTCATAAGCTCAAACAAAAAGGTTCTTCCAAGACAAACAGGCTGCTTTAAGTTagtgtcaatttctttttttttttaattttattttagttagtgTCAATCTCTGTGGCAGCCTGTTGCCTTTAACGATTCTCAAAGAAGTCCTCTAAAGTGAGTGACCTGGTGCATAATGAGGCCTGCCCTCTGTCTGAAGCTTTTAGAACAGTGACTGCACTTGTATGGCTTCTCCCCTGTATGAATTCGCAAATGAATAACAAGGCTGGGTCTCTGTCTAAAGCTTTTCCCacaataattacatttaaaaggtCTCTCCTCCGTGTGAGTTCTCTGATGCAAAGTAAGAGCTGTCAGTCTACTAAAACTTTTACCACAACTGTGACATCTGTGAGGTTTTTCACCTGAATGCGTTTTCAGGTGTCTTTTGAGACTCGATCCATGACAAAAGCTTTTCCCACACTCCAGGCATTTGTACGTTTCTTCTTCTGAATGGGTTCTCTGGTGGCCTATCAGGTGCGACCGCCGAGTGAATCGCTTGTGACACACGGTGCACTCATAGGGCCTCTCCCCTGTGTGCAGCCGTTGGTGTCTATATAGGTCTGAACTACGGAGGAATCTTTTTCCACACTCGGGGCATTTATGGGGTTCCTCTCCAGAGTGAATCCTCTGGTGCCCTGTAAGTTGTGACTTCCGAGCGAAACACTTCCCACACTGAGGACATCGGTGAGGTTTGTCCCCTGGACTCTTTTTCTTCTGGGGCCTGGGGTTGAGAGGTTCTTCCAAGTTGGAATTTTCAGGTTTCTCTCCTGCCGAGGGCTCCTGCTGATCTACCAGTTTTGTTAAATCTGTCTGTAGGTCCTCTGGGGGGCTCTCCCACTGATTCTCCAACGGTACATAGtccttctgcaaaatgggaccGTGGAGAGCGTTCCCCTCTAGAGTAACAATAAATGGGTACATGTTCTCCAGTTTTTTCTGTTTGGAAGTTTCGTCTTCATTTTCTATCCCAATCTCAAAAcctgaaagaagaaacaaaaacagcagcTGTCACCGTGTCCCACAGAGGAAAAAACCGTGAAGAAAAGTGAAGAGTTTTATTAAACCACCAGTAGGAAGGCAGAAACTTTGAGGAGAATCCCAAACTCTTTATCCTGATCAAggctgaatttttctttttgctcttctgtGGTATTCGCAAATAATTACTTACCGATCTTGGAATCAAGTAATTGCTTCATTTCTTTGGACTCTTGTAGTTCCTTCACCCACGCTTCTTCCCGAGGCTCCAACGGAAAGCTCACATCAAGCTTTGGTATTGGATATCCTGCCCGTAAGAAAGACGAGAAGCAGAACAGTTAACGTCACCAAGGTTTTTCCTCGATGGTATCTTGGACATGTGGCTGCTTAATGTCTACTTCCTCCCCAGTTAGAATGACTTGACCCCCGACTTCTTAAaagagtctttcttttttaaagataagagcAAAACATGAAATTCAAGGCTACTCTCCTCTAATCTACCGAAGGGGAGTGAATTTTTCTGTGTTGAAATCAATGCACTAAATGATTTCTGTATCTATTTTGATATTCGATTATTCAGGTCGGAACCAAAACGGGAAGTAAATCTTCACAATGTTCTGGCatattaaaactgagaaatgctGCTCTTGAGtaccaagcaaagagagagctgaAAGTAGGGGTTATGAAACTTTTTACTAGAATAATTTCCATGgagattttcaaattaaaatggaaaatgatgaaGCTGGCAATAAGCAAAAGCAGTGTTTGTTTCAGCCCAAGTCCAGAAGCGCACTCTCTTGAAATCAACCCAAACAACTCTCAAAGTGTTTCTCACTGCCAGTCTAAGAACAACTCGGACAAGAGAGcgcccagggggctcagtctgttgagcgtcccactcttgatttccgctcagatcatgacctcagggtcgttacatcgagccccaagtcacactctgcactgagcatgtaGCTTGgttaagattttctcttaaaaaaaaaataactagaacaAGATTCTACACTACTGTTCCCTAGTGTCCTACCACCCCTTTCCTCACTGAGAGCTGCTgtggcttgtgttctctttccacAACCTTTCCTCACCTTGCTCAGCTCTGGCGAAGTGTATTGGTCTGCAATACAGTGTGGGATGGAAATTGCTGATTTTAAATctaaatgcaggggcgcctgggtggctcagtcagttaactgtctgcctttagctcaggtcatgatcccagggtcctgggattgaaccccgtgttgggctccctgctcggcaaggagcctgcttctccctcttcctctgcctctccccgctgcttgtgcactcactctctcaaataaataaggtctttttaaaaaataatataaatctaaaTGCAGGATGCTGTTTAAATATCAGCAttacggcacctgggtggctcagtcggttaagcgtctgccttctgctcaggtcatgatcctggtgttcCCGGATCAAGACCcgtgtctggctccttgctcagcgaagagtctgcttctccctctgcccctcaacccacttgttctctctctatcaaataaataaactccttataaataaataaataaatattagcattATCTTCTTAAATATTATCATGATTAAAATAACATTAGCAAGttaatgaaaatttaagtttCAAAACATGTCAAAACAGGAAGTAGAcaaaaataccttattttatattttcatggaaaaaagaCCTTTTAAGATTAGCACAAatgcatttcaaataaaattctgtttaaactcatattgtttttgtttagatttcaGAGCTGTGACTGGGATCAAAGGGTCATAAGGCATGCGTCAAACAAAACTGGGGGTCACATGGAAGGAAAGCTACAGTGAAGGAAAAGTGAGAGCAAACAGAAACTTGAAACAAGCAGAGTTAGCAAAGGCATACGCATAAAATACGGATTTATGACCTAAACGTAGCAGGGGAGATGGACTTCCAGCAAAGGACCAGGAGGAGCTCTGTGGACTTAACCTCTTGGTGAAACTggtgaaattattaaaaattaaaaaaaaaactggtcctAAGGGCCTATAGCAAACCAGGAAACATCTTTTTTGGTTAATCTGCTAAAATTCACAAATAATAGGGAGAGTCTTAAGATTTTAAACCGCAACAGTGTCTTTAGTGCCTCTCCCAGCTCCACTCTAGATTGGCACAGCTAAGGGTCCGGGGCTCCCCTTCAGAGGGCTATCTTCCCAGGACGAGCAGGATGTCAGCACTTCTCATCCTACCCGCAGCTAACCACTGTTGATTCTCAAGTCCAAGCAACTGTGGCTGAGAGGCAGGGGGCTCCTTATGCACCCAGCCCCTCCCAGTGGCGAGAAGGATCTACCCCGGGTGCTAAGAATCCTACAGGACTCCCAGATTGCCCTTGCAAGGCAACTGTGACTCAAAGGCAGCGGTCCTATGCCTGCAGCGGCAACCCAGAAAGGCCTGACGCTGGGACCTCGAGCTCAGCTCCTAGAGTGACAAAGTTCCTGGGAGACTTCACCCACCTCCAGAGCGAGGGATCAGAGATTtggcctggggggcgggggagaagcgGCCGTAAGTAAAACAGGCAGCTCCTAACATATTCGCACAGGAATGGTCTCATTTGCAACAGAGAGTGGGAACAGTTGAGCCTAAGGATACTCTCAAAAAGAGGAGAGGTTACAATGCAAGGCAACTGGAAAGAATCTGACAGATTTATTGACTATACACCCTGAACTGTAGGCTGACCAGTCTGTGGGAGAGAACTGGGGGGAAAGACAGCTAGAAGGAGCCCCCCTGGGATCAGAACAAATCTCAAAAATTGACCTCAGGAATTAG belongs to Lutra lutra chromosome X, mLutLut1.2, whole genome shotgun sequence and includes:
- the ZNF449 gene encoding zinc finger protein 449, which gives rise to MAVALGCAIQASLNQGSVFQDYDADCEVFRQRFRQFQYKEAAGPHEAFNKLWELCCQWLKPKMRSKEQILELLVLEQFLTILPTEIETWVREHCPENRERVVSLIEDLQRELEIPEQQIDRQEMLLEELAPVGPAHVPPNIHLESPPLQVMGPAPDAPGAEAWMPQAGLPELGYGAAEDCQPFLDPGYPIPKLDVSFPLEPREEAWVKELQESKEMKQLLDSKIGFEIGIENEDETSKQKKLENMYPFIVTLEGNALHGPILQKDYVPLENQWESPPEDLQTDLTKLVDQQEPSAGEKPENSNLEEPLNPRPQKKKSPGDKPHRCPQCGKCFARKSQLTGHQRIHSGEEPHKCPECGKRFLRSSDLYRHQRLHTGERPYECTVCHKRFTRRSHLIGHQRTHSEEETYKCLECGKSFCHGSSLKRHLKTHSGEKPHRCHSCGKSFSRLTALTLHQRTHTEERPFKCNYCGKSFRQRPSLVIHLRIHTGEKPYKCSHCSKSFRQRAGLIMHQVTHFRGLL